In the genome of Gemmatimonadota bacterium, the window GGTGTCTCCAAATACCGTTGAATCCCACGATGGCAGTCTGCTTCAAGCACTGCTTCAAGCGCGCGGTCATTCGGGATACTGGTTGCTCAATGCGGGATTTTTTGTGTGCGGTTTTCACGTGGCATTTATCGCCACGCATCTGCCCGCTTTTCTGACTGATCACGGTCTTTCAAAGATGGTCGGTGCAACGGCGTTATCCCTGATTGGTCTTTTTAACATTTTTGGATCTTATCTTTCGGGACAACTCGGCGACCGATATCGAAAAAAATATCTCTTGAGTTTGCTCTATTTGGGGCGCGCCATTGTCATTAGCGGATTCCTGTTCATACCCGTTACAAATACGTCTGCGCTTGTGTTTGGCAGCGCGATCGGGTTCTTATGGCTTGCAACCGTTCCGCTAACCAGTGGTACTGTCGCGCAGATATTTGGTTCGCGCTATCTTTCCACGCTGTATGGCATTGTTTTTTTCAGTCATCAGATCGGCAGTTTTTTGGGCGTGTGGCTGGCCGGGCGCGTGTATGATGCAACGGGGTCTTACGATATGATTTGGATTGCCGCGATTCTCTTGGCTGTGACTTCATCGCTCGTTCATTTGCCCATTGCCGATAAACCCCTGCAGAGGCTTGAAACAGTCACACCATGAAAATCCTCATTGCAAACGCAGGCTCTACGTCATTCAAATATCGCCTGTTTGACATGACCGATGAAGCGGTGCTCGCCGAAGGTCGTCTCGAACGCATCGGCGATCCGTCTTCACCTGTTGCCCATCAGATTGGCGAATGCGCTGTTGAAACCGAACAACACTTGCCGGATTATCCATCCGCTGTCCGCGATGTTATTGCACGTCTGACAGATGCGCGCACTGGTGTGCTCTCCGACTTGTCTGATCTCGATGCTATTGGATTTAAAACCGTTCACATGCGCGGGAAAGCGGGTACTTATCTTCTCACTGAAGACGTTTTGCAGCGCATGGCGGACTACAATAGCCTCGCGCCTGCCCATAACCCGCCCTATATCCAGGCGATTCGCATTTTCGAGCAATGCGCACCCAACCTGCCCCTGATTGGACTTTTTGAAGCTGCCTTCCACGTCAACATACCCGATTATGCCTATATCTACAGCGTCCCCTACGACTGGTATGAAAAATACGGGGTTCGCAAATACGGCTTCCACGGCGCATCCCATCGCTACGTTTCGCAACGCACGGCGCAAATACTCAACCGCGAGGATCTCCGCATGGTATCCTGCCATCTCGGCGGGAGTGCCTCTTTGTGCGCGGTTCGCAACGGTCAATCTATAGATACCTCAATGGGCTTCTCGCCCCAAACAGGCATCATTAATAGCACGCGTATTGGAACTATTGATCCCTTCATTATTCCCTATATAATGGACCGAGAAAATTTATCGACAAGCGAGATGAGCCGCATTCTGTCAGAGGAAAGTGGTTTGCTCGGCATTTCGGGTATTAGCGGCGATGTGCGCGATCTCGAAGAAGCCGCTCAAAAGGGGCAAGCGCGCGCACGCCTTGCTCTGGAGGCATTTTGTTATGGGATCAAAAGAGAAATCGGCGCTTGCTCTGCCGCACTGGGCGGTCTGGATGCGATTGCTTTTGCCGGGGGCATTGGAGAACGCGGGGCAAATGTGCGCTGGCGCGTCTGCACCGGTCTCGAATACCTGGGCGTTTATCTGGACGAGGCCGCAAATGCCAATCCTCCCGCAGACGGGCTGATCTCGACATCTAATAGCGAGGTTGCGGTTTTGATTGTCCAGACTGACGAAGAATGTATTGTCGCACGCGCAGTAGCCGAATACTTGAAGGAGCACGGATGAATATCACCGATGTTCGCACGATTCCGCTTTTTGGAGAAACGCCTATGACGGGCTGGACAGTCGAGCCAGGACCGGATGAAAATATGCACACGCTGGTCGAGGTTCAGACGGATGAAGGTGTGAGCGGCATTGGAAGTGTTTTTACCAGCAAAGCCCTGGTCGATGGGGCGATGGGGTTGTTGCGCCCCAATATCATTGGGGAGAACGCGCTGGAACCCGAGCGCGTATCTGAAAAACTTCACCAGATGACCTTCTGGCAGGGACGGGGAGGTGCTGTTACACATGCGATTAGCGGTGTTGATATCGCGCTATGGGATATTTTGGGCAAAGTGGCTGGGCAGCCCGTTGGGCGTTTGCTCGGAGGATATTATCGCAAAAAAATAAAACCCTACGGCTCGATTCTCTTTGAAGATCCCGAAACATTTTCCGACACTTTGCAAGACGCGCTCGACCGCGGTTTCAGGGCGCTCAAACTCGGCTGGGGTGCTTTTGGGCGCGTTGACCGCCATATGGATGAACGCCTCATCAAAATCGCCCGAGACACCTGTGGCCCCGATGTGGAACTCATGGTCGATGCGGGCGGCAGCGATGCCTTTTGGCCTCACAATTACAAATGGGCGATTGAAACCGCTCGCATGCTCGGCGATTACGATATCACCTGGTTTGAAGAAGCCCTCCCGCCCGACGATATTGAGGGCCACATCAAATTGCGAGAATATTCTCCTGTCCGCATTGCCGGTGGAGAAGTTTTTACTCGCCGCCAGAGTTTCATGCCGTGGATTGAACGTGGCGCGTATGATATCATTCAGCCCGATGTCACGAAAGTGGGAGGTATTTCTGAAGTGCGACGCCTGATATGGTATGCGTATGACCACAATGTTCTGGTCGTCACACACGGCTGGAACACCGCTATTGGCCTCCTCGCAGATCTCCATCTGTCTGCCGCACATCCCATTGCGCGCTGGGTCGAATATATTACCCCATCGCCTTATATCGAAGATATTGTCACTACGCCGTTTTCACTTGATGAAGACGGATTGCTCACTATTCCCACTGCGCCGGGTCTCGGTATAGAACTCGATTGGGATGCCGTGCGCCATTACTCGGGTGAGAAATAGAGATAGATTTATGCCCAAATTTTTATCACATCGGATATTGAAATACGGGTCTAATGCCCTTATGGCGGTGTTGATCACGCTGGGTATTCTGGCGGTGGTTAATTTTTTGACCACGCGGTATCACGCGCGCTTTGACCTGACGGCTCGCGGTCTTTATACGCTATC includes:
- a CDS encoding MFS transporter; the protein is MRWDRKVPNRKAAIVIFCSALIVFVSMGIRQSFGLFLSPISQDLGIGREVFSLAIAWQNLIFGLPVVGILADHFGPRWVVAVGALLYAVCFFLLSSVSTPLGLYTVLGVLMGIALSSISYVVVLGAVAQVVAPEKRASFFGLITAAGSFGTFAIVPGVQWLLSDLGWQSSFAFIALVAGASALLAIGIPQRGREVSPNTVESHDGSLLQALLQARGHSGYWLLNAGFFVCGFHVAFIATHLPAFLTDHGLSKMVGATALSLIGLFNIFGSYLSGQLGDRYRKKYLLSLLYLGRAIVISGFLFIPVTNTSALVFGSAIGFLWLATVPLTSGTVAQIFGSRYLSTLYGIVFFSHQIGSFLGVWLAGRVYDATGSYDMIWIAAILLAVTSSLVHLPIADKPLQRLETVTP
- a CDS encoding acetate/propionate family kinase, giving the protein MKILIANAGSTSFKYRLFDMTDEAVLAEGRLERIGDPSSPVAHQIGECAVETEQHLPDYPSAVRDVIARLTDARTGVLSDLSDLDAIGFKTVHMRGKAGTYLLTEDVLQRMADYNSLAPAHNPPYIQAIRIFEQCAPNLPLIGLFEAAFHVNIPDYAYIYSVPYDWYEKYGVRKYGFHGASHRYVSQRTAQILNREDLRMVSCHLGGSASLCAVRNGQSIDTSMGFSPQTGIINSTRIGTIDPFIIPYIMDRENLSTSEMSRILSEESGLLGISGISGDVRDLEEAAQKGQARARLALEAFCYGIKREIGACSAALGGLDAIAFAGGIGERGANVRWRVCTGLEYLGVYLDEAANANPPADGLISTSNSEVAVLIVQTDEECIVARAVAEYLKEHG
- a CDS encoding mandelate racemase/muconate lactonizing enzyme family protein encodes the protein MNITDVRTIPLFGETPMTGWTVEPGPDENMHTLVEVQTDEGVSGIGSVFTSKALVDGAMGLLRPNIIGENALEPERVSEKLHQMTFWQGRGGAVTHAISGVDIALWDILGKVAGQPVGRLLGGYYRKKIKPYGSILFEDPETFSDTLQDALDRGFRALKLGWGAFGRVDRHMDERLIKIARDTCGPDVELMVDAGGSDAFWPHNYKWAIETARMLGDYDITWFEEALPPDDIEGHIKLREYSPVRIAGGEVFTRRQSFMPWIERGAYDIIQPDVTKVGGISEVRRLIWYAYDHNVLVVTHGWNTAIGLLADLHLSAAHPIARWVEYITPSPYIEDIVTTPFSLDEDGLLTIPTAPGLGIELDWDAVRHYSGEK